From Cryptococcus deuterogattii R265 chromosome 13, complete sequence:
ACAACGTTCACCCGCCGCCGCGCCCATGGCGTACCTGTGTACCAATCCCGTCACCCTACTGTACGCACGTACATCTCACAAGTGATTGCCAGTGTAGGTAAGGAGATTCATGAGGGTAGATTAAAGAGGATGACGGTGGTGATCAAGAGTGTGTTGACTGGGTTACcggtggagaggatgatttTTGATATCGGGTATTTGTCGGGATTGGATGGGAGAAAAGATATCGGGTGAGTTTTTGAtgcgaagagagagaagaggacgtaTGTCAAAAGAGGGCTGCTAAATGGCTAATTGGACACTAGGCTGACGGGCGCACCAAATGCTGATGAGCTTGGTCTCATGCTCCGAGGATTCCTTATCAAGCTGTCTTCATTAGATGGCCAGTTGTTGGATAATAATGGTACGTACGCTTACTACATCGCCCCTCGTGACTTGGACGCCAATTTCAGGATAGAGGAATGTACATTCGCAATTATCATTGAGACCAATGACGATTTGGCGCCGTCCTCCAATACCACAGAGGTAAGCCAGTTTTCCTACATTTTCATCTCGTCTATTCTTCTGACTTATTACAAATCACAAGGATACAGGGCCTTGGGTCCCAGCGCTTGCTAAGGATACACTTCGGCCTTCACAAAAGGAGGATGCAGAGTGTCCAGAGAAGCACGAACCGTTATTGAGCGTCAAAGCTATAGAAACAGGTGTTATAGATGTATGTTTATCATCTCCGACTTGATCTCACGTTGTTGATCAGGGCTGATGAACATAGATGAGGTTGTTGGTGCAAGAATGTGTGGCCAAAACTGGGGTAGAGCAACTACAACCGTCTATATAACCTATAACCTACAATCATGTTTTATCGACCGTCTGAGAAAGTGTTGTTGCTATGAAACCCATGTAACCCATGTATTAAAAATGTCGCAACCACCCTATCTCATCCGTCCATATCGTTTACAACATATATTTTCAGAATCTGATAATAGCTTCTCTGGGGTTCACCAAAACCTTGCAGTGGATCAAGACTGCCACCATGGGGCCCACCAAAGTTCTGCTGAGGAGGACAAGGGCCATAGTGGCCTCGGTGCTTAGGAGGTGTCTGTCATCGCTTAATTTCTCCGTCGGGCAGCGAAATCGGACAAATTGTGACGTTTCCATTTTTCAACCGGTGATCCGACCCGATGATATCGGCGCGATTAGACATCTCTGTATCTCTCTTATCTTTCCATTCTTATACTCTACATTCTCTCATTCATTCCCTCTCTCCGCCCGCCATGACATCCCTCTACACCGGAACATTCATCGACGCTCCCACCTCAGCAGGTCTCAGAGTCAGGAGAAACCATCTCCTCGGTAATTATCCCCCGTCCCGATCCAGTACCACGCTGACCACCTTGAAGCCGTCTCTGGACAAGGCTACATCACACACATTGCTCCCCTTTCAGACCCCACCTCCCAGGCACTCCTATATTCATGCCCTCCCCCTACCAAACTTGGTAAACACTCgtttttccttcctactTACGCagacctccaccttcatGCTGCCCAGTATCTCTACGCCGGAACGGGTCTTGACCTGCCTCTTCTCGAATGGCTTGAGAGGTATGCTTATAGAGCTGAAGAGAGAGTTGATGCAGACGAGCAGCTAGCGGAGAGGCTATATGGCAGGCTCGTGGAGCGACTGCGAGAGAATGGAACGGGATGTGTAGTCTTTTTCGGAACTATCGGCGTCCAAGCCAAGTGAGTGTGACCTGGTGTAAGGGTCTTGCAAAAAAGATGTGTAGCTGATACACGAGATTAGCTTGATCTTGGCCAAAAAGGCCCAGGAGGCTGGTATCAGGGCTTTTATCGGTAAAATTTCAATGGACGAATCACCGGTTCGTCTATATGACAGCTTTCATCTATCTAGAACATGATCTGACGAATGTCATTAGCGTCCATCGTACGGCGaggcttcttcctccgcctccctGTCGTCCctcaactccttccttgacgCTATGGAATCTTATCTTTCTCAGTTCCCTCCTCACAGACGTCTAGTTCAGCCTATCATTACTCCCCGTTTCGTCCCCGTCTGCTCTGACGAACTCTTGCAAGGTCTTGCCAATGTCGCTAAAGACAGAAATGTAAGGGTGCAGAGTCACATGTGTGAAGGTAGggatgagattgatatGGCTTTGAAGACAAAAGGtctggatgatgaaaaagTCTTTGACAaggtttgtttgttttAAAAATGTATCACCCACGCCAACCGGTCCAGGCGAAAGCTGacccctttttttccccttcagTTTGGCCTCCTCGGTCCACAGACTCTCCAAGCGCACGTCACATATCTCGACGACGGACTCGCCCAGCTTATCAAAGAACGCGGCGTCACTATCGCCCACTGCCCGCTATCCAATCAATACCTCTCTGAACGCCAGTTCCCTCTCCGAGAAGCTCTGGAcgcttccctctccctcggCCTTGGCACAGATATCGCAGGCGGCTATTCGCCTTCCGTCCATACCGCCATGCGCCAGGCGGTGATCATCTCTCGTATGCGTGAAGGTGATCGATGCGAGTCGTTGGAGTGTTCGTTTGGGACGgtgaaaaaggaggaagaaggtggagggaggaatTTGAGGGTAGATTGGAAAGAGGCAGTTTGGGCAGCGACGAAGGGTGGTAAGGCGGGTATGGGCTTGGGCGGTGCGTTGGAAGTTGGAATGGAGTTTGATGTGCAGTTGAGTGAGTTCATCGATTTTCTTTCTTAATCGTTTTGGTCCTTTCAACCACATGGCGGGTGCTGATGAATGATGGTGTTCCTCAGTTGAACTAGCAAGCGAAGAGAACCCTACTGGAACCGGTCCACTCGATTTCTTTGACCTTGCAGACAGTCAATTGGACACCGACACGGACGAATGGTGGTTCGACGCACTTGAAAGGTGGTGGTCCAACGGAGATGTGCGAAACCGCAAGGGCATGTGGGTCCAAGGTGCCAAGATCGCATAGGTCCCCATCGGATAGAGCCCACGATACCATTCCAttcattctttctttttctttattctttccttctcggGATTTTATAGGGTTAGAATTTAAAATTTATATTAGACATTTCAAAATGGATATACCAATGCATGTTTCTCTACAACTAACTCTCGTAGCCTAACACAAGTATATGTCCCAAAAGTTAAATGATACCACGCCCTACTCCAGTTTTCGTAAAAATTAAAGATTGGAAATGTCTAGGGCTTAGAGCTTGACCTCGTTCGCAACCACACTCCAGGGGTGCTCAATCTCACCAGTCTGGATAGCAGTGATCCTGTCCAAAATACCCTTGGCAATGTCACCCATCCCCTCAGAGCCGGTGGGGATGATAATATCACGACCCTCGTAACCAATCTTGTCAACGGCAGAGACGATAGCGGCCGTACCGGTACCAAAGACCTCGACCAATGTACCATTCTTTTCGGCCTCGACGAGATCAGCCATCACGAGCTTTCGCTCAGAGACAGTAAGCTTTTCGGGAAGGCCGGGAAGAGGTGTCTTGCCGGAAGCGTGTTCTCGGGCGAGTTGGAGAGCGCTGGAAGGTCACTCTGGTTAGGAATTGGGTTCTCTATTGCAAAGTGACGAGTGAATTGTGCTTACGAGTCTCGCGTGACACCGGGGAGGACGACGTCGTCCAAAGGAGGGGTGACGAGCTCAACGGCTAAAATGCCAGTCTTTCAATATTTGTTCCAATTGTACAAGACAAAAATGATGGTGAAGGACTCACAACCGTCGGGTTTCTTGAAGGCAACAAACAAGTTCATAGTACCGACCTCAGTCAAAGCGTGCTCGGGACCAAGCAACCAAAGGTTTTGGCTGTAGCCTTCTTTGGCTGCCTCAGTTTGAGGAACGACACCGGGGGCGTAGCTATGGTTTTTGTCAAATGGAGAATCGGTTTCAAAAGCCTGAGATAAACTTACTTGGCACCGAGTTTGTAACCACCAGTACCACCGGGAGCGGCACGGACGTATTTGGTGGTCGCCAAGAGCTGGACAGGCTTGAAGCCAGAGGCGTAGTAAGGACCGACCTGTAATCTCCTCAGCATAATTCTCCATGTTCAATTGTAGAGTCAGCTTACAGGAGAGCAAATGACAAACAATAAAGCGTCGTTGGAAGGTCCCACACCAAGAGCATTCTGGGTACCGATCAGCGTAGGTCGGATGTACAATGAGTagcccttctccttgggGATCCATTCAGATTCAAGAACGATGAGCTTCTTAATAAGCTCAGTGAGAGCCTCGCCATCGAAATTGGGGAGAGCAATACGACTGGCACTCTGCGAGCAATACCCTGTCAGTGATTGCGCAGACACACGTAGGAAAAGCCATAACGTACCCTGTTCATCCTCGCCATGTTCATGTCCGGCCTGAACAATCTAACGGTACCGTCCTCCTGCCTGTAGGCCTTCATACCCTCGAATAATGTGAAAGCGTAATGGAACACGGTGGATGACGGGTCGAGCTCCAATGGGCCGTCTAATGCACACAAATTAGTTGAAAATGGACCCATGTCAGTTTTAGGGCTCTATACGACGGCCGCAGCCGAGTAAAATACTGACAGGGCTTGATGTGAGGGGTTCCCCATCCGCTCTTGCTAGACCAAGGGATAGTGAGCATGTGGTCGGTAAAAGTGTGGCCGAAAACGAGTTTAGAGTTGGGGAGACGTGTCTTGGGGTTGCTGGTCAAGTCGATCTTGACGGTTGAGGGCTAATTTCATTCCGATCATCAGTTAAGATAATTGTACATCATACATGCAATACTGCTCACGTCAATGTCAGGCAATTGGATGATCTCGCCGGTCATGACATCCCTCATGGGCTGCGACCGGTACCCTCTTGTCTGGTTAGCAAGTGGAGCGGCGAAGGCGGCAGCAATAGCACGTGCAGCGGTGGGCTGTCTAACAGCACGGGCTGCGATAGCAAGTCTAGGGGCGAGTCTGGACATTTTATGGttttggatgaagaataaagagaggaaagagggaatGGGGAATAAATAGCGGAACGAGCGCGGTCGTGCGTCTCGGCTATCCACCATTTCGACTCGGCAGATAGGTCACGTGACATCTCCTTCTACCCGGATACGGCCGGATTACGTATAAACGCTAGTCATAACAAACGGATAAGCCGGCGCACATGAGGTGTGCATCGAGTCATAGTGTTACATTTCGGACTGCTGCATACAGGTAGAGGCTGCGAGGTTTATTAGTAGAGCAGTAAGACAGCGACAAGTGAGCTTTTCGCAGCCGTCCGAATAATTAATAGTCGCATTGAAGTAAGCGCGGCTCCCTCATCCAGCCTGATGTCAACTAAGCGACGCGGATCTTTTAAAAAACATGCGCGGTACATTAGCGCACAGGCTCTGGAGCAGTATAAGTATCGGTTGTACAATGAGACTTAATCGAGCGAGTAATATGGACAGAAGGACACATAGTAGGAAGTGGTATC
This genomic window contains:
- a CDS encoding guanine deaminase, with product MTSLYTGTFIDAPTSAGLRVRRNHLLAVSGQGYITHIAPLSDPTSQALLYSCPPPTKLGKHSFFLPTYADLHLHAAQYLYAGTGLDLPLLEWLERYAYRAEERVDADEQLAERLYGRLVERLRENGTGCVVFFGTIGVQANLILAKKAQEAGIRAFIGKISMDESPRPSYGEASSSASLSSLNSFLDAMESYLSQFPPHRRLVQPIITPRFVPVCSDELLQGLANVAKDRNVRVQSHMCEGRDEIDMALKTKGLDDEKVFDKFGLLGPQTLQAHVTYLDDGLAQLIKERGVTIAHCPLSNQYLSERQFPLREALDASLSLGLGTDIAGGYSPSVHTAMRQAVIISRMREGDRCESLECSFGTVKKEEEGGGRNLRVDWKEAVWAATKGGKAGMGLGGALEVGMEFDVQLIELASEENPTGTGPLDFFDLADSQLDTDTDEWWFDALERWWSNGDVRNRKGMWVQGAKIA
- a CDS encoding branched-chain amino acid aminotransferase, which codes for MSRLAPRLAIAARAVRQPTAARAIAAAFAAPLANQTRGYRSQPMRDVMTGEIIQLPDIDPSTVKIDLTSNPKTRLPNSKLVFGHTFTDHMLTIPWSSKSGWGTPHIKPYGPLELDPSSTVFHYAFTLFEGMKAYRQEDGTVRLFRPDMNMARMNRSASRIALPNFDGEALTELIKKLIVLESEWIPKEKGYSLYIRPTLIGTQNALGVGPSNDALLFVICSPVGPYYASGFKPVQLLATTKYVRAAPGGTGGYKLGANYAPGVVPQTEAAKEGYSQNLWLLGPEHALTEVGTMNLFVAFKKPDGSVELVTPPLDDVVLPGVTRDSALQLAREHASGKTPLPGLPEKLTVSERKLVMADLVEAEKNGTLVEVFGTGTAAIVSAVDKIGYEGRDIIIPTGSEGMGDIAKGILDRITAIQTGEIEHPWSVVANEVKL
- a CDS encoding mitotic spindle assembly checkpoint protein MAD2B, with product MAQPGLSYKEIADAIASFLEISLHTILCIRQIYPPTTFTRRRAHGVPVYQSRHPTVRTYISQVIASVGKEIHEGRLKRMTVVIKSVLTGLPVERMIFDIGYLSGLDGRKDIGLTGAPNADELGLMLRGFLIKLSSLDGQLLDNNEECTFAIIIETNDDLAPSSNTTEDTGPWVPALAKDTLRPSQKEDAECPEKHEPLLSVKAIETGVIDMRLLVQECVAKTGVEQLQPSI